From the genome of Deltaproteobacteria bacterium:
AGCGGATGCGTCGAAGCGCGTTGTTCCGGATTACCGGACGGGGCTGAACCTGACGGCGGACCAGGTGTCCGGAATCGAGGGATACCTGGCTGAATGTAAAAACCGGGCCGTAGATCTGTGGGAACGCATCGCCGGACTGGGGAAAGAAATACGGCGTATTCGACGAAAGCTGGTTCAAGGCCATCGCCGAGGGTTGCAAACAAAGGGGTTGGGTTTTTCGTGAAATTCAACCCCTTTCTGTTATGCTTCACCGCGGGCGGGCCGGGGACAACCCGGAGCCGAAAATATCAAAACAGCGGAGTTCGGAAAGCGATTATGCATGACCACTATCTGACCCGGGCCCTTGAAGAGGCCTTTCACTGCATGAGAAACAACCTCGGCGGCCCATTCGGCGCCGTGATCGTACGGGACGGCAAGATCATCGGGAGGGGCTGCAACCAGGTTACGTCCACCCATGACCCGACGGCCCACGCGGAAATCGTGGCCATCCGGGAGGCGTGCCGGGCGGCGCAGAGCTACCATCTCCCCGGCGCCGTCATGTACGCCAGTTGCGAACCCTGTCCCATGTGCCTGGCGGCCATCTATTGGGCGGGGATCAGAACCGTTTATTACAGTACGGACCGGGAGGACGCGCGGCGCATGGGCTTTGCAGACGGATTCATTTACGAGGAATTGGGTCGGCCCGCCACGGAGAGAACGATCGGCATGCACCGCCTGGAAACGCCCCTGGCCGAGGAACTCATGGAGGAATGGGAAAACAAGAAGGACAGGATCCTCTATTGATTTGCTTCGGCGCCCTGCAAGGCTTTGAAGCGCCTGCCATGACAGAGGCGGAACCCGGAACAACTCCCCTCAGGATTGTGACGGGCAGGGTAAAAGCGGAAAAGACGGCATGAACGGCCGGACTGAAAAACGGCTGACCGGAGACCCTAACGCCGATGCCTGGAACCTCGAAAACGCATCATGAGGAACATTGGCCCGTTGAATGGGCCCAGGGGGGCTTTGAGGATTCATCATGAAGGATATCGACCGGTGGATTGAAAAAATCATCATAAATTCGGGAATTTCAGAGGGAATCGCCCCCTATCTGAGGCTGCTTTCATTGCTGGCCATTACGGGACTGTTGGCATGGGGTTCCTTCTATATGACCAAGCGGATCATAAACGGCGCCTTGAGCAGATATATAAACCGATCCCGCACATCCTGGGGCACCCTTCTGTCGGACAAGAAATTTTTCTCCGCCCTGGCTCATTT
Proteins encoded in this window:
- a CDS encoding nucleoside deaminase, whose product is MHDHYLTRALEEAFHCMRNNLGGPFGAVIVRDGKIIGRGCNQVTSTHDPTAHAEIVAIREACRAAQSYHLPGAVMYASCEPCPMCLAAIYWAGIRTVYYSTDREDARRMGFADGFIYEELGRPATERTIGMHRLETPLAEELMEEWENKKDRILY